One genomic segment of Stigmatopora argus isolate UIUO_Sarg chromosome 18, RoL_Sarg_1.0, whole genome shotgun sequence includes these proteins:
- the sbk1 gene encoding serine/threonine-protein kinase SBK1, with protein sequence MEDHGGERQAPSSLPHSVKASLSLSPTGPARAGSGGGSGSPTSKTAPCRGGVPVEDMQALAISSLSAADVAKQFEQIRELGKGTYGKVDLVAHRGQGTKMALKFVTKNKTKLKSFLREYSLTDSLSSSPFIVKVLDVLFETEDSYVFGQEYAPAGDLFDIIPPQVGLPEEMVKRCMQQLGLALDFMHAKNLVHRDVKPENVLLFDRECRRIKLADLGMTRRVGSRVKRVSGTIPYTAPEVCRANRAEGFLVAASLDVWAFGVLVFCMLTGNFPWEAASAGDAFYEEFRRWQKAGCPAGTYPSQWRRFTDDALRMFRRLLAAEPEKRCGVKDVFCFVKYDLVSELRRRASCRAKRGERSGSGVCPGNCAQSSSAPSSSRAAQRHPEPSTPPGTTCLRPAPLKRSVLSDPREEVAQHQAPGRDKTKSQMVMATAIEICV encoded by the exons TCTTCCGCACAGCGTCAAGGCCAGCCTCTCGCTTTCCCCGACGGGACCGGCCCGGGCGGGGAGCGGCGGCGGCTCGGGCTCGCCCACGTCCAAGACGGCCCCCTGCCGAGGCGGGGTGCCGGTGGAGGACATGCAAGCCCTGGCCATCAGCTCGCTGTCGGCGGCGGACGTGGCCAAACAATTTGAGCAGATTCGCGAGCTGGGGAAGGGCACGTACGGCAAGGTGGACTTGGTGGCCCACAGGGGCCAAG GCACGAAAATGGCCCTGAAATTTGTGACCAAGAACAAGACCAAGCTGAAGAGTTTCCTCCGCGAGTACAGCCTGACCGACTCGCTGAGCTCCAGCCCGTTCATCGTCAAAGTCTTGGACGTCCTCTTCGAGACGGAGGACAGCTACGTGTTTGGACAAGAATACGCTCCCGCCGGGGACCTTTTTGACATCATCCCCCCGCAG GTGGGCCTCCCGGAAGAAATGGTCAAACGCTGCATGCAACAACTGGGCCTGGCCTTGGATTTCATGCACGCCAAAAACCTGGTGCACCGGGACGTCAAGCCGGAGAACGTGCTGCTCTTCGACCGCGAGTGCCGGCGCATCAAGCTGGCCGACCTGGGCATGACCCGCCGGGTGGGCAGTCGCGTCAAGAGGGTGAGCGGCACCATCCCGTACACGGCCCCCGAGGTGTGCCGGGCCAACCGCGCCGAGGGTTTCCTGGTGGCCGCCAGCCTGGACGTGTGGGCCTTCGGGGTTCTGGTCTTCTGCATGCTGACGGGCAACTTCCCCTGGGAGGCGGCGTCGGCCGGCGACGCCTTCTACGAGGAGTTTCGCCGTTGGCAGAAAGCCGGCTGCCCCGCGGGGACGTACCCGTCGCAGTGGCGGCGATTCACCGACGACGCCCTGCGGATGTTCCGGAGGCTGCTGGCCGCCGAGCCGGAGAAACGCTGCGGCGTCAAAGACGTCTTCTGCTTCGTCAAGTACGATCTGGTGAGCGAGCTGAGGCGCCGGGCGTCCTGCCGCGCCAAGAGGGGGGAACGTTCCGGCTCGGGGGTCTGCCCCGGCAACTGCGCCCAGTCTTCGTCCGCCCCTTCCTCTTCCCGCGCCGCTCAAAGACATCCGGAGCCCTCCACGCCACCGGGGACCACCTGCCTTCGGCCGGCTCCCCTGAAACGGAGCGTCCTCTCCGACCCCAGGGAGGAGGTGGCTCAGCACCAGGCTCCGGGACGGGACAAGACCAAAAGCCAGATGGTGATGGCCACCGCCATCGAGATCTGCGTCTAA